From one Culex quinquefasciatus strain JHB chromosome 3, VPISU_Cqui_1.0_pri_paternal, whole genome shotgun sequence genomic stretch:
- the LOC6048021 gene encoding 26S protease regulatory subunit 6A: MVVTQEDKSIELLDVDPHETEDDGAVVVLDSKRRLFRPTEQYSDIGGLDRQIQKLIEAVVLPTTYKNKFKNLRIHPPKSTYLKLAGQ; the protein is encoded by the coding sequence ATGGTGGTAACCCAGGAGGACAAGTCGATCGAGCTGCTGGACGTGGACCCTCATGAGACGGAGGACGACGGGGCGGTGGTGGTGCTGGACTCCAAGCGGAGACTCTTCCGGCCGACCGAGCAGTATTCGGACATTGGCGGGTTGGACAGGCAAATCCAGAAATTGATTGAGGCCGTCGTGCTGCCGACGACGTACAAGAACAAGTTCAAGAACCTGAGAATTCATCCACCGAAGTCCACTTACCTGAAGCTGGCCGGCCAGTAG